GATCTACTGTAGCAAGTGTGCAATCTTTCCTTCTGACTACTCTACCAGCATTCTTAAGACCTTCGAAGGCTTGTGGGGAAGTAACTTCGTGGACCAAATGACGGTCGATGTATAATAAATAAGAGCCTGATTCATCTTTGTGAACAACATGATCTTCAAAGACCTTGTCGTATAAGgtctttggattttttaTCTCTCCAGTGGAAGGCATTATGATTTGTACCGTTTGTGTTCCCTTTAAGAATTTTGACGGGTCAAGGATCAAATTTATATAGTTTTTTCTGTATAGGATGACTAAACTTTGAGTGCTCCGCTACCGGCCCGGTACCGGCAAAAATTAATTCAAccaatgaaaaactggcTCGATGTAATTACGCTCGGCTAGCAGTTAGTCGATGATATACACGAATTCATGCTAAATAATGATATAGATTTCTCTCCTTGGAATCACGTTCCATGTAttctttctccaacaaaGATTCAATTCTTTGCTTGATTAGAGACGGCGGAGGACTGAACCTGTTGGCCAATTGTTTTATTGTCTCGTTCATCAGGTTGTTATGCGTAAGGGTCTTTCGGGCCTTCATTATTCTAACAATGGCCGCATCGGTTTCGAATTTTCTATCCTTGTTAACCTCTGTCAGTGTAGAGGACCTCTGTTGGTCATTTTCCAGCTTGCTTGCTGTAGAAACAGTCAACACCTTGATTTTGATCTGGGGCGACTGAAACTTCTCATTTatctgaaaaatatcttccggattgatttctttggacATGGGTCGTTTCACTAGTAAACGAGTTTTTGGGGCAACAGATATGGACAGTAGCTGCCTTTTAAGATCATTCTCAGGAATCTGTAATTCTTGGTGGATCTGCGCATAGGTATATTGGGCCTTGTAATCGGTAGAGAATAATGCAAGTATAATTATGGCACTGTACGTGGGCATGTTGACCTCATATGTTTTACGGCCATAAGTCATGCGCATATCAACAGTGCCAAAATTAGGAGCCCAGTTGAACTTTCGGTTTTGATGCTTTTGAGCATAGAATGCTGCGTATTGTTCCTTAAGGTTGAATAGTATCTCGGGGAACTGAACGTTGGTTTCAGTCAAAGGTAATGGCCAAATCAAGTGAGTTAACACGTTAACATCCATAGAAACCTTCTTATTGTTATTCAACGGGAGTATATCATCCTGCTGTAACTGTACTTGAAACTGCTTCGATTCCTCTTTAGAGATATTTATATCTCTGAACATGCTGGACAGTTTACTTACAAAGGTCTCGCCAGCAATGcttttgaactttgaaatcaagtttCTCTCAATGTCATAAGAATTAGATTTGGGATTTAGTAGTCTTTTCGCCAAGTGGTTCTTGtagtatttttcaaaaacatcCTTATCATggatgaagctgaaaatGGCCACTGCTTTAGTTAGAATCTCTTCGGATTCATTTTCAGACTTCTCTTTTAGTGACTGTTTGATAAAATGGTCAATGTATAGGGATAAATACTCGGATATCCGTTTATTGGCATTGAGTATCAACGCAAACGAAGCATCGATAGTCTTGGCGATATGGATGTCTCTGTTGAAACAGTTTTGCAAAATCCTCTCATACACATCCCTTTGGGTTAAAATGGATTCAATCCAAATAGTCACAAAGTGAGTCGTTGCCTTCTTCTTAGGAGTATCAGGACCATCTGCAATAGTTTTACTTGTTGACTCGTCCAATGCTTCTCCAAACGAAATCAGTAATCGTTTTAAATGAGTTCTCAATATGTGATACTCTTCGTCTATTCTCCCGATCAACTTGTAGAGACTATTCAATTCAAAGACAGACTCTGCGGCAACCCACTTGCTCAAACCCTCGTTCTCAAATGCTAAAACGGCTTCTATATTCGTTGCAATCAAAGCTTTGTCCATTAGTTCTACCAGCTTCGGCAACGTTGAGAGTGGCAAGTATAATGCTGTTCTgttttgttcttcttcgatGAGACGAAtaatattgttgatgaacAACGACCCGTTCTGTTCCAACAGAAGTTCGGAGCtaaccttttcaaaatataACCTACtgtcttccaaaaaatcgGGTTCCACATATGTGTCATAGTAGTTACCTGCCTCGTCTGGCAATGATTCAAACATAAAAATAATGTTCTTGATGAGAAACTTATCGACAATCTTATTTGACctgatttcatcaattgattgCAATAAGAGcccaatgattttttttccaactATATTATCATTCGGTAAAATCACGTAGTCCCTGAACAATTGTAACCCTATATCATAGATCAGAGGGAGGTGAGCCTCCTTGACGTATACCCGGTCAAGATACATGGCAAAGTCACTAATCATTCTCATTGATAGTAGATGATCATTCCATTCGGTACTCATATTCTGCAATAGCACAGCTTTGTCAATTTTGTCGTCTTCCATAAACTGAGTCATCCTCGGTCGAACGTCATTCTCGAGATGACTTTTGATAGAATTGTAGATATTATCGTACAAGAACTTCCCCTGTTTTCTGAGAACCAAATTGTACGTTTTTCTGTACAACTCTTCAAATGACAAGGTGGACGCATTCTTTTGGTATATCTGCTTGATCGCTTCATCTAACTGTTCCCAGGATTTTTCATAATCAACTTGACTTAAAAAGGCCTATAAGGTTAGCACACATTTCCTAAATTTCTTCGTTTTGATCATGTCTGCCTAATACGCACCTTTTTTGGCGTTCTTATTTTACTCTTCCGTATTTCGTTTCCCCCCAGCATTACAACTAGTGGCAACTCCAAAGTGGCTCAGTTATCTAGGAGATCAAGCGATCCTATCAGTTGGAGGTAAATGAAGGCGCGCCAACACTCAATCGTTGATTAGGTAACTCCAGATTGTTCTTCCGTTTTTCTACTTCACCTCGCAAGACAAAACAGACACCGCTTTAATTATCTTCCAAACGCCAAGATGTCGTCTGATATCCTGGATGTCCTCTCTATTTCTGGACGATCGAATTTGTcgaatcagaagaagaaaatcacCAAAGATGGACCtacaaaaaagaagaaacaaaccGCTATGAGTCGAGAGTTGTTCAATCTTATTGGCCAAAACACTCCTCCTTTAGCAGTTGAAAAGACCGTtaagttcaaagaaaagctgAATGTCAATAATAAGCCTACTCCATGGAGCTATGTGGAATTTAGTAACGATGCTCGTGAATCCAAAGATGGGTTGAAGTTGCATCATTGGATCAAAGGTTCATCAGAGCTCGCCAAAAACTCGCCATacttgtttgaaaaatacaatcaaaagattcaaatcCCCTCGTTTACAAAAGAGGAATATGatgagtttttgaaagatcttgaCTTGGAATGCCgagagagagaaaaaagggataaggctttgaaagaacagGAAGCAAAGGAAGCTGAGAAACttgagaaagagaaggaaaatgaCAAGGAGAGAGTAAACGGagatgaacttggaaaagaagaggacAATGCATCAGATTTTGTACCtaagaaagagaatgtaAATGACCAAATATTAccaaaaattgatgaacCGCAAACTAACAAGAAAGACGACATGGAATCAACTGAggatgtttcaaaatcagattCTCAGGAGGTTTCAAAGGACGTCAATCCTTCCGAAGAAGTAGAAGCATCGTGGGACTACGATGAAACAGTTCATTTATTTCAACTCTGCGAAAAATGGGATCTCCGTTGGCCAATAATTGTTGATCGATATGAATATGACGAGAGATCCATGGAAGAGTTAAAGGAGAGGTTTTATAAAGTTTCCGAGAGGATCCTACGACACAAGTACAGGAATGTTACAATGGATGATAAGACTTCATTACTAGTTCAAACTTTAAGCTCGTTTGACAAAAGGAGAGAAACAGAGAGAAAACAATACTTGAGAAGACTGCTATCCAGATCTCCTACTGAGATAGCCGAGGAAGAATCGTTGGTTATAGAGGCAAGAAAGTTTGAATTGGCTGCAAAGAAGATGTTAACTGAACGTGCTTCCTTGTTAAGGCTGTTGGACTCTCCTCAGTCTACTGGTTCCATTTCCCAGTACTTAACTTCTCAAGGCCTTACCCAACTTTACAATACGTTAATGTCTGCTGACAGATCTAAGAGGAGAAAGGTTGAAACACCGACGCCTCCCCAGATTCCTCCAGGTGCGTCGTCCTCTTTACACCGAACATCCATGGACCTTAAAAGGAAAGCTgcaaagaagattggtCCGAATGCCCTGTTGGAAAATATCAAGGCCACTGGCAATTCAGTGCCTCCCAGCGGCAACGCTCCACAGAGCGCTGCTATTGAACTTATAAACACGAAGATGactccagaagaaaaagaagcataCGGAATTAAGATCCACCAAGAGAAGCTTCAGCCCGGTGTGAGCTTACGGTCCGCCAGACTACCTACATTCAAGCCAGCAACTCAAGCGAAAATTGTTGTTGTACTGAATGAGCTAGAAGTTAGCCCTAAGCCTACCATCCCCACAGCAAAAGTTGTTGCTCAGTATGATAACCTATTACAAACAATAAATGTTCTACTAGAAACTAAGAAGCAGGTGAACAAGCTGGAAGTAGAGCTTAACCTTCTCGAAGggaaggaagaagataaagaatCATAGCAACAACTACTTGATATATTAAAATAGAATTGTCATTAGTATAATATTAGTCATTCTATGGTAGGATGGATGGTATTTTAAATAAACTGTGTAATTTCTGATGGTGGGGAAACATCGACATCAACATTTTGATCAAGTTCCCCTAATGCGATTTCTAGTCTTGCAAATGCCATTTCGCATTCTATTTTTTGATCATCAATAAGGAGTTCTCTGGTATCGAACTTCATCGAATCTTTGCTTTGACTTAAGAGGTCAGATGTTTCTGAAATCATATCACTGGATGCAAATAGATATGTATTTTCAACTTGTATACGCTCATAAAGGTACTCCCTGCGAACCGCATACTTTATTAAATCACAATAATCCTTTTGGTCTTGATATCCAGCGAATACACCCAGTACCACATGCAGAATTTCGGCAATATATCTAAGCGATGAAAACTCATAATATTGGTACTTGGAGTTGCGAAAGTTACTCAACTCACTAAAGGAGTACTGCAGCTTGCAGAGACACCAAACATCAGGTTGTGTTAATGTgcatttttgaagaattatcTCGTGAAGGAACTCCAACAATAAAGAGACTATGACCCAATTCAAGGTCATCTTGGGAATTAACTTCACATGGATACAAATCAATAAAGAAAGAAAGTAATATCTCGAGTTTCTGTAATCTTTGTGAGGAGATTCGTAGTTTGcaaataattttttcatctttcGAAGTAGACCATGCATGTCCGCTTGCCCCATTGAATGAATTAGctctttctccaagaatatTATTTTCTTTAGGTCTGAGTTCTGTTCTAAAAATGATTGTTCGAACTCCACCACGTTTAAATCTGGGGCTTTGATTCCAAATGCATTCCTCAAAAAACAGAAACGTGAATTGTACCTGAGTTGAAGAGACGCctttctgttcaaaaaagatATTAGATCACGATGCATAGAAACAGTTGCTATATCCGATTCATGGTTAGTGCTGTGGAGTTGATAAATCGAGTCAATTAGGATATCCATAATATCATCCTTGTTGACTTTCTGCAGGAAGACATGATTCAGAAATGCCCGTCCAAATTGACTTCTTaaattatcaaaaacaataCTGGATACCAGAAATATGTCAGCCTCTGGTATATGTAAGAAGGGATTTATTTCGTTaacaaaaggaaaaagcATGCTGTCATTTCTGGGTACATGATAAGCAATgcatttcaaaaattcttgGGAACCTGTTTGAAACACTTCTTTACTGTCGCCGTACCTCAGTAAAGAAGTGTAGAACACCAACTCGTATTTTCGcaattcttcaactgaTCCTTTGCATTTCCAGTCCAAATAAAGTAGCTTTCCAGAATCAATTTCCAATAGAACGCTGATCTTCACATACAATTGTGTAAGTAAGAAATACTCCTCTTTCGTTTCTCCTAGTTTTAAAGCCTCTGTTATGTCGTTCGAAATCAACCCGTAAAACTTACGTTTGATCCGATCTCTCAGTTTGAAAGACATATCACCTTCATCGTACTCATCACTCGAAAAATATGGTTCTAAAAAGGTCAAAAACAGCTCAACACCAAGCGATATGAATACGTGATCTGGAAACAAAAATATGCTTTCGATTGACTCAATTACTCGATACCGTAATGAGTTTTTTGTTAAAGAAAAGTATCCCTTGCGAACAATGGCGGATAACTCgttgatcaaagatttgggaTAAACAAATTTTGTTACTCGGGAAGCATCAgtgaatcttttgaaaaactgagaAATAAGATCAAAGGAGAGCGGTTTCCCAAGAGTTAGATTATGTTCAGTTACTCTCGTGATGGCCTGAGTTATCATTTGAATTGAGTTTTGAGTTTTAAAGTCAAAAGATGCATCCAGAATCGAAAGCCAGTTCTGGGTAAAATCAATGTGCTCACCAAAAAGCCATGTCATTGTAAGCAGCAAATTAATTCTATTCTGAAGAATCTGATGGTTATCATGTTTGATCATTCCAATTGGTACAATTCGATCTAATGAGTTTAGTTCTAATTTTCCAGGGGAGGTatctttgaacaattttAAAAGCCTCAAATATAAAACCATCGTACTATCTTTCACTAACGCCTCGGGACTGACTACTTCGTTAAGAAGCTCCAAATTTAGATCATCACAGTCAAAATTATCAAATTTGTTGGCAGAAATGATCTTATAAGCCACAGATACAACATCAAAAGTGATTTTCCATCCCTTCACTTGGTGAAGCATGTGAAATTGCCTCAATAAGTTACTTGGAGTGTCTCCTGAAAACCACTTAAGGATTGCAAAGCTTTTACATAGTTGAAAGAGTAGTGACCAGTTTTCTGGAAGATCAAGATAAGTCACAAAAAGCAGCGTAATATCACTGCTGATATCCAAAGTCTCTTGAGGGGAAGACCTTAGGCGACTGCTGAGAGCTCTATTAATTTCCATCCAGAATCCAAAGGGATCATCCTTAGTTAAAATGGTATGCACTATCTTTAGTGTTTCAAGATGAGTGTCATCCATCTTGATATGTTGATGGAACTTGTGGATCCCAAACGCTATTATAGCTTCAAAGTAACATTGCACtattttcttgaaagttaTTTGCAAACTGAGCGTAGCTCCTGACTCGGATCCATTAAATTTTGAGTAAAGTTTGAATGTTTGCCAAAACAATAAGCTCAAATATCCCAGGGTAGTAATAGATCCAGTAGTTGGAGGAAGTTTGTCCGCCAATTCAGATAGTCTTAAAAATGTCTTGAGCAATGGCTTAGTGTCtgtttttgagtttgacaAGTAAAGAGTCCACTCTAAAAGACGTTTTAAACCTTCAACAAAACACAGGTAATCGATCTCCATCAGATGTCCCCGCTTAACGATTGACAACACAGAGttgatgaaagaatttATGTTGCTAATTGAACCTTCTTTGTCTAGCAAAGAAAGCACTAAAATGTTCCCTTGGATCTTAAGCTCTAATTTATCACTATCCGGACCATAATAAAAGGTGGGTTCTCCAATCTCCAAGGTGCTTCTCATTACCTTGGAGTTGAGAAACAAGTCTGATTGTCCTGTATTGGTTATATCATTCAAGACAATAGGTGCCATTATATCCCTGGTTGGTTGTGGTAAATAGACCACATCACTGACAAAAGGATTCATAGTAATTAGAGGTTCCCTATTGTATTCAAATCTGTCATCCTTTACAAATTTCTTGAGATGCCCTGCGCTGCATTCTAATACAGACTGACCCTgatttttgaaactcttAGTTATGGCTGAttgcttctttcttgaatTGATAAAAGAACGCTGTTTGACTGTAGTGGTGACTGAATGTTGGGctggaaaactttttgtCTTACGTGATCTACGATTCGTTATGCGTGGTGAATGCCTTGAAGTACTGTTTCtactttttgttttgtttgCAGTATTATGTCCGTTTGAGCTTCTAGTCAACATAAAATCAATTTCAGGTCGATTATCCTCCAGTACATCCACATTATCTTGAGTGTTGTAATGCGTCAGATCCACAGCAGGCGTTAGATGATCATTGTAGTCATTAGAATCCACAAATGGATTAGTATTGAGCTCCAAATCAGAATTATCTGAAATGTAAGCATCGTTGATGAAAGTAGATATAGACGGCTGGTTAGTCTCAGTTTGGtttatctttcttttcttcgAGTTCATTTGAATACTCTTGGTAGTGGCTCTTTTGATGGAATCGTGATAAAATGAGGTTTTGAAATAAGATGCTGGTAGAACACCTTTAGTCATGTCATTCAAGCTTCTGTATTCCCTCCCTCTGAAGACAGCTTTTGGAGAACTATCCATCTGCTCGGTGTCAGATTCAAATTCTGAATCATTTCCGATCAGTGAGCTTTGATCAGTTTCATTTTGCGAGTATTCGGAGTCATTCTCAGACTCTGATACTAAATGTTGAGTAGGTCTTTCATTATTTGAAAGCCAATCAAAAAAGGTTGGTCTTTGCCTGTACAACTTTGGAAGGTTGTCTTCACGTTCCAttctttgatatttttgttGGTACATATGGTCCAGAATATCATTTATCTCCTTCACGGATTTTCCCCCTTCATATAGCTCGTCTAATTGATCACCGGTCAATAAGTGTAGTAGAACACTGTTGTAAGTTGTATAGATATGTGTCTGGCTGAATTTACGAGATCTAAATCGAGAAGTTGAAGTCGATTTAGCTACCTCCGGCGAGCTTGGAACCCGATGTAGATCTAAGTCAATTGGCTCAGTATATTCTGATGGTTCATCTGGTGGGAGTTCGTAAGTGTCGTGTTCCAATGTGTTTCTATCCCTAGGGGCACTgcaattttcttcagtgGCCTCTAACCTAGGTTGATTTATGCTGTTTCTATGTTGTATCGGAGATGAAGTATCAAGGTTTATAATAGGTACATTCAAATCCACCTTTAGTGTGTCTCTTTGGGGGGATCGTGTCGTGGGGTAATCTTGTTTCTCTTTACTATCGTGGccatcctcttcttcatctgacGTCAATCTCGGTATGTCATGTTGCTTTTTATGAGtatcaattgtttgaagTAGTTCGTAAAATCCTCTCGACGATTTGTTATTAGCCTGGTAATTCCGAAAGTCAACGACATATTGGTCGAAACTTGATTTCTTAAAGGGATGTCTTTTGACTTGTTTGGCCTCAAATTTTATTCTCATTCTGTCATAATTTCTGGAAAGTTTCTGTGTAATTTCTTCGTCGTCTAGTCCGTCATCCTCccacttttcaaagtccTCTTCGGTGGCTAGCCCCAACAACTCGGCCAAATCTTTGGTAAACACATGCCGTTGAGAGAATGTCCTTCTTCGTAGGTTACGCCTCCTTAACTTTGGTTGCGAAACATTTGTGGGAAGCTGTATCCTCTCAATCTCTATATCAGAATCCGGAATAACTTCCATCCTCCATGGGTAAACAACTATCGCTATGGTCTACCTGATTGATATAAATCTGCCAATTGATGTGAAGGAACGCGAGCCTTTCTCAATTATTTACATGTCTTGCTCACGTGATGGTCTCTGTCCTAGTACTATACTGTCAACTTAGGATTATATGCATATCCTTGCTTCCTCAAGATCTGCTTCACCCACCGGGTCAACAACAATGTCTGATACAAGCAATGGACAGCGACATAGCAGTCACTACAGTGCTACCAGTGTCTTGGTGAATACAAAGCGATTGGTCGAGACCCTGACCCGCTGGGCTAAAGGTACCAGCAGCGCCGCCGATGTCTCTGATGCTTATGTTCAGTTAGGTaatgttttcaaactgGCCTGCCGAACTTTCCAGCAAGCTGGTGTAGATATCACGAACATTGGTGACATTCCAAGAGATCTAAGGGTTATTTTACAGGCTGCTATATATGAGGAGCAGTCCCAACAAACATTGGATAAGTACCTTCCAGATATCAGAAAGATAATCACAAATTTGATCAcaaagttgaaggaaaaacaacaacaaatgAGAGAGATTGAAGACTCAAAAAATTTGGGTAGAAATCTTTCTGCTCATTCTTCTCAGCGGTCTGTGTCGGGACCTCCTGTAAGCAAGGCCTATTCCCAAAGAAGTAGCAGTAGCGCTGACAATTCTCCACAGTCGAAGGATCCTTTGGCTAAATtacagaaagaagaatccCTTAAAAGACGAgcatcaagaagattttcaGCCTATCAGTACGCCAAGTTAGCCAATTTTgttccagaaagagaataCCCAGTGCCAAATCCCACAGGCTCAAAGTCGCCATATCAGGAATtatcaaatccaaattCTGCGGCGAGATCACTTTCTAAATCACCTGAAAGTGTAAAATCGTCTTCTCGGTTTGCGTCTTCCAACGTTCCAGCGTTGACCTCTGAAGTGGGTCAAACTAATTCGCCTTCTGGTAGTAAGTCTTCTCATGCGCCCGATGGTGAAAGAGTCCACATATATTTGAagcttcatcaagaaaCTAAGAAAGCGAACATATCCATACCAACTTCATTGACTTCCTTGCGGCTTTTGTTCATACAAAAGTTTTCCTATTCCCCTGGTACTGATGCATTTCCAGATATTTATATAGAAGATCCTAAAGTTAGTGTTAGATACGAGCTGGAGGAGAGCTACCTCGGTGATATTCAAGAGGGCACCATTTTGTCCCTTAACGTTCCTGATCCAACTACTATATTAATTAAAGGATTGGAAGCTCAACTAAGTTCATTGAAGTTACAAGTCTCTGAAGTGCAAACGAATGTCCTTTCTGAAGTGAAGGACATTGTCGCTACAAACAATAGGAACCCATCAATTGCTGCAACTGATGATTCTAGTAGTTCTAAAACTATGGTGAATGGTGCTGCTTTAAGCAATGCTGATCTTGACGAACTGGTTTCAATTCGTCAAGACCTTTCTAAGGCAAAACAGGTATACTCAGATAACAAGAACAATTTTACCAAAACCGttcattctcttttggaaaagctgcaacaatttcaaagcgCAAATGTGTCATCATCGCACTCTGCCAACCGAACGATCATGATAAATAGCCAGGAACGACTCTCGGTCGAATGTGAAACACTTCTTACAAAAACTGATGACTTGCAAGATATCATTGAAGGTTTAAGGAAGGACGTGTCTACGAGAAGAGCCAGaccttccaagaaaaatttgCAGTACGTGTCCAaggagattgaagaagctAAAGCTGATCTTAAAAAGGTGTCTGAATATATTGCTAACGAGAaagaaacttggaaaaagaTCTGGGAATCTGAGCTTAACACTGTTTGCGAGGAACAAAAGTTCCtcaatcttcaagaagaacttGTAGAAGATCTGAATGAAGATTTAGCTAGAGCGTATGAGACGTTTTCacttgttgaagaatgttgcgaacaattggaaaaaacACCAGCATCAAAAATAACACCTAATCTACCAATTCCGGAGCCTGGTGAAAATTTGAACAATGTGAGGACTGCGTTAATGTCTGAAGTTGAGCTACTGCAGCCTGACCATCAAAACAGAGTTGAGGCTATAGAAAGAGCAGAAAGGTTAAgagagaaacagaaacaatTGACTATGGTTAACgaatttcaagaagaattggGTGGTTTTGTAGAAGGccaaaagttgaaaaaatccggaggaattgaagaaacagaaaagaTTCGTaaattgaaagatgaacAGAATTTAAAAGGAAATTACGGTtatctttgatttttttctATATCTGTAGACTACCTtcaatgttcaaagatCTAAGATATTCGTTACAATCTTTGCAGAATCGTTTAACCGGAAATTTCCTGACCTTATTCTTTTTTAGAAGAAGCATTATGTTATCCCAAGCACATTGAACAGTTTTCCATTGAGCTTCGGGGGGGTTATAGAAGATAATTTTTGGTGAAACTCGGAATCTGAATAATGTCAGCAATTTCGAAAATAGCTTTTCTGAATAAAATGGGGgcaaatttgaaattggaaAATCCGTGGAAATCCTTGAAGTTGTGAGCTCTTGTAAGTTGATTGAAACTCCACAATACATTAGTTCGAACGTTTGGGAATTATGATGGGCTATTGTCTTGTCTTTATTCGTGAAGGCATTATAATCAGGGAAACCAAGGCTTGCTCTTTTGCGAACATCGTCGATCGTTGTCCAAGATGTTGAGAGTATTAGGAAGTCGTCTGCAAAACGCATTAGTAGAGAGTTCTCATCGTCCAATATATTGGCGAAGTATTCAAGGACCAATTGATCGTAAACAACGTCACAAAAGGTTGAAGAAAGCGAATGGCCTTGGAAAACACCTATTTTCCTTTGGTATGTTCCAGCCTTACTCACTAATGGTTGGTCCAAACTCTCTTTTATGATCTCTAAGAGCGCAGTTCTGTTTAGTTTTGTGACTTTATTCCTATGAATTAGCCCATCTGGTGTTCTATCTGACGATAAATTTACATCTGTGAATAGTTTTTGAGTAGAGTATAACCGATTTGGTGTTTCGTTGTAATTGTAAGAGGATgacaaaaagaaagttctCTCGGGTAGTATTTTTTGGCAACATTGAAGTATCTTCTGTCTTGGTAAACTGTCAAAACaatttttgatatcaaatTTTATTGCATAAACTTGAGGTAAGCATTCATGGTGCCTTAATAGCTTCTGTTTGAAAGTATACACTGTCTTGGGTATTTGGGAAGGAgatattttcaaaaagtcgGGGCGTAGGTCCTGCAATATTTTAGAGGTTGGTCTTAACCGCGCCATCATATCTAGGATGAAATGAATGTCACGAGATGCTGACGCTGCAATAGGTCTGAAATCATGTTTCTTGGGCAAAATTCTTAGAATTGACTTTTGGCAACTTGgatttggatttgttgcTTGCATTTTTGCAAacgttttggaaaaaagagaatcgGCATATGGCTTTGATATCTTTCGCCAAACTCGTGG
This window of the Komagataella phaffii GS115 chromosome 2, complete sequence genome carries:
- a CDS encoding uncharacterized protein (Ubiquitin-protein ligase, member of the cullin family with similarity to Cdc53p and human CUL3); translated protein: MLGGNEIRKSKIRTPKKAFLSQVDYEKSWEQLDEAIKQIYQKNASTLSFEELYRKTYNLVLRKQGKFLYDNIYNSIKSHLENDVRPRMTQFMEDDKIDKAVLLQNMSTEWNDHLLSMRMISDFAMYLDRVYVKEAHLPLIYDIGLQLFRDYVILPNDNIVGKKIIGLLLQSIDEIRSNKIVDKFLIKNIIFMFESLPDEAGNYYDTYVEPDFLEDSRLYFEKVSSELLLEQNGSLFINNIIRLIEEEQNRTALYLPLSTLPKLVELMDKALIATNIEAVLAFENEGLSKWVAAESVFELNSLYKLIGRIDEEYHILRTHLKRLLISFGEALDESTSKTIADGPDTPKKKATTHFVTIWIESILTQRDVYERILQNCFNRDIHIAKTIDASFALILNANKRISEYLSLYIDHFIKQSLKEKSENESEEILTKAVAIFSFIHDKDVFEKYYKNHLAKRLLNPKSNSYDIERNLISKFKSIAGETFVSKLSSMFRDINISKEESKQFQVQLQQDDILPLNNNKKVSMDVNVLTHLIWPLPLTETNVQFPEILFNLKEQYAAFYAQKHQNRKFNWAPNFGTVDMRMTYGRKTYEVNMPTYSAIIILALFSTDYKAQYTYAQIHQELQIPENDLKRQLLSISVAPKTRLLVKRPMSKEINPEDIFQINEKFQSPQIKIKVLTVSTASKLENDQQRSSTLTEVNKDRKFETDAAIVRIMKARKTLTHNNLMNETIKQLANRFSPPPSLIKQRIESLLEKEYMERDSKERNLYHYLA
- a CDS encoding Component of the Swr1p complex that incorporates Htz1p into chromatin; the encoded protein is MSSDILDVLSISGRSNLSNQKKKITKDGPTKKKKQTAMSRELFNLIGQNTPPLAVEKTVKFKEKLNVNNKPTPWSYVEFSNDARESKDGLKLHHWIKGSSELAKNSPYLFEKYNQKIQIPSFTKEEYDEFLKDLDLECREREKRDKALKEQEAKEAEKLEKEKENDKERVNGDELGKEEDNASDFVPKKENVNDQILPKIDEPQTNKKDDMESTEDVSKSDSQEVSKDVNPSEEVEASWDYDETVHLFQLCEKWDLRWPIIVDRYEYDERSMEELKERFYKVSERILRHKYRNVTMDDKTSLLVQTLSSFDKRRETERKQYLRRLLSRSPTEIAEEESLVIEARKFELAAKKMLTERASLLRLLDSPQSTGSISQYLTSQGLTQLYNTLMSADRSKRRKVETPTPPQIPPGASSSLHRTSMDLKRKAAKKIGPNALLENIKATGNSVPPSGNAPQSAAIELINTKMTPEEKEAYGIKIHQEKLQPGVSLRSARLPTFKPATQAKIVVVLNELEVSPKPTIPTAKVVAQYDNLLQTINVLLETKKQVNKLEVELNLLEGKEEDKES
- a CDS encoding Actin-and formin-interacting protein, involved in actin cable nucleation and polarized cell growth, which encodes MHILASSRSASPTGSTTMSDTSNGQRHSSHYSATSVLVNTKRLVETLTRWAKGTSSAADVSDAYVQLGNVFKLACRTFQQAGVDITNIGDIPRDLRVILQAAIYEEQSQQTLDKYLPDIRKIITNLITKLKEKQQQMREIEDSKNLGRNLSAHSSQRSVSGPPVSKAYSQRSSSSADNSPQSKDPLAKLQKEESLKRRASRRFSAYQYAKLANFVPEREYPVPNPTGSKSPYQELSNPNSAARSLSKSPESVKSSSRFASSNVPALTSEVGQTNSPSGSKSSHAPDGERVHIYLKLHQETKKANISIPTSLTSLRLLFIQKFSYSPGTDAFPDIYIEDPKVSVRYELEESYLGDIQEGTILSLNVPDPTTILIKGLEAQLSSLKLQVSEVQTNVLSEVKDIVATNNRNPSIAATDDSSSSKTMVNGAALSNADLDELVSIRQDLSKAKQVYSDNKNNFTKTVHSLLEKLQQFQSANVSSSHSANRTIMINSQERLSVECETLLTKTDDLQDIIEGLRKDVSTRRARPSKKNLQYVSKEIEEAKADLKKVSEYIANEKETWKKIWESELNTVCEEQKFLNLQEELVEDLNEDLARAYETFSLVEECCEQLEKTPASKITPNLPIPEPGENLNNVRTALMSEVELLQPDHQNRVEAIERAERLREKQKQLTMVNEFQEELGGFVEGQKLKKSGGIEETEKIRKLKDEQNLKGNYGYL